The following are encoded in a window of Castanea sativa cultivar Marrone di Chiusa Pesio chromosome 5, ASM4071231v1 genomic DNA:
- the LOC142634638 gene encoding uncharacterized protein LOC142634638, whose product MSIAADLGMECFTAESHASRAYLETINAITFTDEDIEVEHPDHRRPLYLMATINGVQVRRALVNTGASLNLIVLSTSEAVGLTGRRILGAPMEITGFGGLAESTEGYVQLALRVGPIVALTRFHVINSEVSYHVLLGRLWLYKHHLIPSTYHQCVKGRLNGKPVRIPANHNPFSQGEVNFMETMFYDELEPDDKSPTPGTPGAPVLKKKEGGNNPRSQETAGSWVHQAHSTSQVASNIVPVKKRNGQIRCCVDFRNLNKACTKDEFPLPNIDLLVDSIVGSSMFSFMDGYSGHNQIRMATKDAEKTAFRTPIGNFYYTVIPFGLKNARATYQRTMIAIFIDMMHKEMEDYVDDVVVKSKTKAGHLQVLEQVFERCRTYKLRMNPMKCAFGMFARKFLGFLVHHKGISVDPAKAMAIATMKRPTQGSSKASLGGSPTSEGLCQD is encoded by the exons ATGAGCATAGCAGCAGATTTAGGAATGGAATGCTTCACAGCAGAGTCCCATGCCAGTCGGGCTTACTTGGAGACAATCAACGCAATAACCTTCACTGATGAGGACATAGAAGTTGAGCATCCTGACCATCGTAGACCCCTTTACTTGATGGCCACTATAAATGGTGTCCAAGTCAGAAGAGCATTGGTAAACACGGGGGCGTCACTCAACCTTATCGTTCTGAGCACCTCGGAGGCCGTTGGCCTAACAGGTAGAAGGATCCTAGGAGCCCCCATGGAGATCACAGGATTTGGAGGATTGGCGGAATCAACTGAAGGATATGTGCAGCTGGCTCTAAGGGTAGGACCCATAGTGGCCCTGACAAGATTCCATGTGATTAATTCGGAGGTGTCCTACCATGTACTGTTGGGACGCCTCTGGCTCTACAAGCACCACCTCATTCCCTCCACCTACCATCAATGCGTTAAGGGGAGATTAAATGGGAAGCCCGTAAGGATCCCTGCCAACCATAATCCTTTCAGCCAAGGAGAGGTGAACTTTATGGAAACCATGTTCTATGATGAGTTGGAGCCAGATGACAAGAGCCCCACGCCAGGGACCCCAGGAGCGCCTgtcctaaaaaaaaaggaaggaggaa ATAACCCAAGAAGTCAAGAAACTGCTGGTAGTTGGGTTCATCAAGCCCATTCAACATCCCAAGTGGCTTCCAACATAGTACCCGTGAAGAAAAGGAATGGCCAAATCCGTTGCTGTGTGGACTTCCGCAACCTAAATAAAGCATGCACAAAAGATGAGTTCCCTCTGCCCAATATTGATCTCCTTGTGGACTCAATCGTGGGGAGCTCTATGTTCTCGTTTATGGATGGGTATAGTGGACACAATCAAATTCGCATGGCCACCAAGGATGCAGAAAAGACAGCTTTTAGAACCCCAATTGGGAATTTTTATTATACTGTGATACCCTTTGGCCTCAAAAATGCGAGGGCCACATACCAGCGAACCATGATAGCCATCTTCATTGACATGATGCACAAGGAGATGGAAGATTATGTGGATGATGTTGTAGTGAAATCAAAAACAAAGGCAGGACACCTCCAGGTACTCGAACAAGTTTTTGAGAGATGTAGGACATACAAATTACGCATGAATCCCATGAAGTGTGCCTTCGGGATGTTTGCTAGGAAATTCCTTGGGTTCCTGGTACACCATAAAGGCATAAGTGTGGATCCAGCAAAGGCTATGGCAATTGCCACGATGAAGAGGCCTACGCAAGGGAGCTCAAAAGCTTCTTTGGGAGGGTCTCCTACATCAGAAGGTTTGTGCCAGGATTAG